A segment of the Cytobacillus luteolus genome:
CAGTTGAAGTTGAACGTTCACTTCGTGTACTAGATGGAGCTGTAGCTGTTCTTGATGCACAATCAGGAGTTGAGCCTCAAACTGAAACAGTTTGGCGCCAAGCAACAACATATGGTGTTCCTCGTGTTGTATTCGTAAACAAAATGGACAAAATCGGTGCAGATTTCTTATACTCTGTAGGAACTATCCATGATCGTTTACAAGCAAATGCACATCCAATTCAATTACCAATCGGTGCTGAAGATCAATTCGAAGGAATTATCGATCTTATCGAAATGAAAGCTACTTTCTATGGTAATGACTTGGGGACAGATATTGTTGACAAAGAAATTCCTGAAGAGTACAAAGAACAAGCTGATGAGTACCGTGCTAAATTAGTAGAAGCGGTTGCTGAGCTTGATGAAGAATTAATGATGAAGTACCTAGAAGGTGAAGAATTAACAAACGAAGAAATTAAAGCTGCTATCCGTAAAGGTACAGTTAACGTTGAATTCTATCCTGTAATCTGTGGTTCTGCATTCAAAAACAAAGGTGTTCAAAAAATGCTTGATGCAGTTCTTGATTACCTTCCAGCTCCAGTTGATGTACCAGCGATTAAAGGTATTTTACCTGATTCTGAAGAAGAAGTAATTCGTGAATCAAGTGATGAAGGTCCATTCTCAGCACTTGCATTTAAAGTTATGACTGACCCATATGTAGGTAAATTAACTTTCTTCCGTGTATATTCTGGTACACTAGAGTCTGGTTCATATATCCAAAACTCAACTAAAGGTAAGCGTGAACGTGTAGGTCGTATCCTTCAAATGCATGCTAACTCTCGTGAAGAGATCTCTAAGGTTTACGCTGGAGATATCGCAGCAGCAGTTGGATTAAAAGATACTACTACTGGTGACACATTATGTGATGATAAGAATCCAGTTATTCTTGAATCAATGAATTTCCCTGAGCCGGTAATTCAATTATCAGTTGAGCCTAAATCAAAAGCTGACCAAGATAAAATGGGTACAGCGTTACAAAAATTATCTGAAGAAGATCCAACATTCCGTGCGCACACTGACCCTGAAACGGGCCAAACGATCATCGCTGGTATGGGTGAGTTACACTTAGATATCATCGTTGACCGTATGAGACGTGAATTTAAAGTTGAAGCTAATGTAGGTGCACCACAGGTTGCATACCGTGAAACATTCCGTGGATCTGCAAGAGTTGAAGGTAAATTTGCTCGTCAATCAGGTGGACGTGGACAATTCGGACACGTTTGGATTGAATTCGAACCTAACGAAGAAGGAAAAGGTTTCGAATTTGAAAATAAAATCGTCGGTGGGGTAGTTCCACGTGAATACGTACCTGCTGTACAAGCTGGACTTGAAGATTCAATGAAAAACGGTGTACTAGCTGGATATCAATTAATTGATGTTAAAGCTGCACTAGTTGATGGTTCATACCATGATGTTGACTCAAGTGAAATGGCGTTTAAAATTGCTGCATCAATGGCATTGAAAAACGCAGTTTCAAAATGTAACCCAGTTATTCTTGAACCTATGATGAGAGTTGAAGTTGTTATTCCTGATGAGTACATGGGAGACATCATGGGTGGTATCACTGCTCGTCGTGGACGTGTAGAAGGTATGGAAGCTCGTGGAAATGCACAAGTTGTTCGTGCAATGGTTCCACTATCTGAAATGTTCGGATACGCTACTTCATTACGTTCTAACACTCAAGGTCGCGGAGTATTTACAATGCACTTTGATCACTACGAGGAAGTACCTAAGAGTATTTCTGAAGAAATCATCAAAAAAAATAAAGGTGAATAATTGATTTTCACCTGTAGTTAAAGTATAACTACTTATGTAGGCTTTGAAAGTGGGAGCTATTTCTCACTTTCAGAGCATTTCATACTTAAAATAATTATCTCAAATACTTAAGGAGGTTTTCCCTAATGGGTAAAGAAAAATTTGATCGTTCCAAAGCACATGCTAACATCGGTACAATTGGACACGTTGACCATGGTAAAACTACATTAACTGCTGCTATCACTTCAGTTTTAGCAAAAAGATCTGGTAAAGGTACAGCAATGGCTTATGACCAAATCGATGGTGCACCTGAAGAGCGTGAGCGTGGTATCACAATCTCAACTGCACACGTTGAGTACGAAACTGACAACCGTCACTATGCACACGTAGACTGCCCAGGACATGCTGACTATGTTAAAAACATGATCACTGGTGCTGCTCAAATGGACGGCGGAATCTTAGTTGTATCTGCAGCTGATGGTCCAATGCCACAAACTCGTGAGCACATTCTATTATCTCGTCAGGTAGGTGTACCTCACCTTGTTGTATTCTTAAACAAATGTGACATGGTTGATGACGAAGAATTATTAGAATTAGTTGAAATGGAAGTTCGTGATTTACTATCTGACTATGATTTCCCTGGAGACGATGTGCCAGTAGTAAAAGGTTCTGCTCTTAAAGCTCTTGAAGGAGAAACTGAGTGGGAAGATAAAATTATCGAATTAATGGCTGCTGTTGATGAATACATTCCAACTCCACCTCGTGACACTGATAAGCCTTTCATGATGCCAGTTGAGGACGTATTCTCAATCACTGGACGTGGAACAGTTGCTACAGGTCGTGTTGAGCGTGGACAAGTAAAAGTTGGTGAAGTAATCGAAATCATCGGTTTAACTGAAGAGCCTAAAACAACAACTGTTACTGGTGTTGAAATGTTCCGTAAGCTTCTTGACTATGCTGAAGCTGGAGACAACATTGGAGCTCTACTTCGTGGAGTTTCACGTGATGACATCCAACGTGGTCAAGTACTTGCTAAACCAGGTACAATCAAACCACACACAAAGTTCAAAGCAGAAGTTTATGTATTATCTAAAGAAGAGGGTGGACGTCACACTCCATTCTTCACAAACTACCGTCCTCAGTTCTACTTCCGTACAACTGACGTAACTGGTATTTGTAACCTTCCTGAAGGCGTAGAAATGGTTATGCCTGGTGACAACATCGAAATGACTGTTGAACTAATCGCTTCAGTTGCGATTGAAGAAGGAACTAAATTCTCTATCCGTGAGGGTGGACGTACTGTTGGAGCTGGCGTTGTAGCTTCAATCCAAGAGTAATTCTTATTACACTATAAACAGGAGGCCTTCGGGTTTCCTGTTTTTTATTTGGATTGGCTTGTAGGGTGCTTGGAGTAAATCATGGTTGTTATATATAATATAGAAGGAACTTGATAATCAGGTAATTATATATTTGAGTGAAGATGACCTGGTAGCTCTGGTAACATATATTGTAGTCTGCAATATAAAACATTGGTCGATATATGATTTATCAGCTCAAAAACTAGTTCAAACCCTATATTTTAGGTCGATAAAAAGACTTATCAGCCTATAAAAATAGCTTACCCCTAAAACAAAGATCGATAAAACGATATATAATTAATTGGATGGAGTTCTATTACTCCATAGAACCAAGAAACAAATTTACCCCTTTAACAAAATCAACTTCTCTTAACCCTTCATCATTAAAGAAACTTATATCCATACAAGAATATATTAGCGTGCTAAAACATCACTTTCTTCCATTATATAACTTCAACTATTAATCCTAGAAAACTTGAAAACAGCTTAATAGGTATGTATAATGAAAAAAGTGCGTAAGACATGCATAAAAATATATTTTATGTTGCATTTACCTATTATATTATTATATAATAGTGAATGTTGGTCTTTGACTGCGATGATGTGGAAGGTTGCTGATACACCCGGCCGCTTTGCCATGGCGAGTGTAAGGAAATTTCCACGGAGAAAGTCTATTTTAAAAGTAGGCGAATAAAGGAGGGAAAATAATGGCAAAACAAAAAATTCGTATTCGTTTAAAGGCGTATGATCACAGAATTCTTGATCAGTCTGCTGAAAAAATCGTAGAAACTGCGAAACGTTCTGGTGCAGCTGTATCTGGACCAATTCCGCTTCCAACTGAGAAATCAATTTATACGATTCTTCGTGCGGTACACAAATATAAAGATTCTCGTGAGCAATTCGAAATGCGTACACACAAACGTTTAATCGACATCGTTAACCCAACACCACAAACTGTTGATGCGTTAATGCGTTTAGATTTACCGTCTGGTGTAGACATCGAAATTAAACTATAAAATACATGTTAAAAATATAGGAGGTGTAACTAATGACCAAAGGAATCTTAGGTAGAAAAATCGGTATGACTCAAGTATTCGTAGAAAACGGTGAACTTGTTCCTGTAACTGTTATCGAAGCTACTCCAAACGTTGTTCTTCAGACAAAATCTGTTGAAAGCGATGGTTACGAAGCTATTCAATTAGGTTTCGAAGATAAGAGAGAAAAGCTTTCTAACAAACCTGCAAAAGGTCATGTTGCAAAAGCGAATACAGCACCTAAGCGCTTCTTACGCGAAATTCGCGGAATTGAGGTTGCTGGTTACGAAGTAGGTCAGGAAGTTAACGTAAATATCTTCGCTGAAGGAGATATGGTAGATGTAACAGGAATTTCAAAAGGTAAAGGTTTCCAAGGTTCAATCAAACGCCATGGACAATCACGCGGACCAATGTCTCACGGTTCACGTTACCACCGTCGCCCAGGGTCAATGGGACCTGTTGCTCCAAACCGCGTATTCAAAAACAAACTATTACCTGGTCGCATGGGTGGAGAGCGCGTAACAGTTCAAAACTTACAAATTGTTAAGGTTGATACTGAGCGTAACTTACTTCTTGTTAAAGGGAACGTTCCTGGACCAAGAAAAGCTCTAATCACTGTTAAAAGTGCGGTTAAATCGAAATAATCTCTTTAAGAAAGGAGGAAATGCAAATGCCAAAAGTTGCATTGTATAGCCAAACTGGTTCAACTTTAGGAGAAATCGAATTAAATGATTCGGTATTCGGAATTGAACCTAATAATCATGTGTTATTTGAAGCAGTTATTATGCAAAGAGCTTCCTTACGTCAAGGAACTCATAAAACAAAAATTCGTTCAGAAGTACGTGGCGGAGGACGCAAACCTTGGAAACAAAAAGGTACAGGTCGCGCTCGTCAAGGATCTATTCGTTCACCACAATGGCGTGGAGGCGGAATCGTATTCGGTCCTACACCAAGAAGCTACAGCTTCAAATTACCTAAAAAAGTACGTCGTTTAGCTGTTAGATCAGCATTATCGTCAAAAGTATTAGAGAACAACTTACTAGTATTAGATAACCTAACTTTAGAAGCACCAAAGACTAAAGAAATGTCTGCAATTCTAAAAGGATTATCAGTAGAACGTAAGGCGTTAATCGTAACAGGTGATGTAAATGAGTCTGTTGCATTATCAGCACGTAACATTCCTGGAGTAACTGTTGTTACTGCTAACGGAATCAATGTTCTTGATGTTCTTAACCACGATAAGCTTATCATGACTAAAGCTGCGGTGGAAAAAGTAGAGGAGGTGCTTGCATAATGAGAGATCCTCGTGATATTATTAAGCGCCCCGTTATTACTGAACGTTCAACTGACTTAATGTCTGAAAAGAAATATACGTTTGATGTTGATGTTAAAGCTAACAAGACTGAAGTTAAAGACGCTATCGAGCAAATCTTCGGTGTCGATGTAGAAAAAGTTAACATCATGAACTATAAAGGTAAATTTAAGCGTATGGGACGTCACAGTGGTTACACTAACCGTCGTAGAAAAGCAATCGTAAAATTAACAGCTGATAGCAAAGAAATCGAATTCTTTGAAGTATAAGTCTATTAGTGAAGGAGGGAAATAGAGATGGCGATAAAAAAGTATAAACCAACCTCAAATGGTCGTCGTGGAATGACAGTTTCTGATTTCGCAGAAATCACAACTGCTACTCCAGAGAAATCATTATTAGCGCCTTTACACAGAAAAGGCGGACGTAATAACCAAGGTAAATTAACTGTACGTCACCAAGGTGGCGGACATAAACGTCAATACCGTATCATCGATTTCAAACGTGATAAAGATGGTATACCTGGACGCGTTGCTACAATCGAGTACGATCCAAACCGTTCAGCAAATATCGCTTTAATCAATTATGTTGATGGAGAAAAACGTTACATCCTTGCTCCTAAGAACTTAGTAGTAGGTTTAGAAGTAATGTCTGGTCCTGAAGCTGATATTAAAGTAGGTAATGCACTTCCACTTGCTAACATTCCTGTTGGTACAGTTATCCATAACATTGAGTTAAAGCCTGGTAAAGGTGGACAATTAGTTCGTTCTGCTGGTACTTCTGCTCAAGTTCTTGGTAAAGAAGGTAAATACGTACTTGTACGTTTAAACTCAGGTGAAGTACGTATGATTCTTGCTACTTGCCGTGCTTCTATCGGCCAAGTTGGTAACGAACAACACGAACTTATTAACATTGGTAAAGCAGGTCGTTCTCGTTGGTTAGGCAAACGCCCAACAGTACGTGGATCTGTAATGAACCCGAACGATCACCCACACGGTGGTGGTGAAGGTAAAGCACCAATCGGACGTAAGTCACCAATGTCTCCTTGGGGTAAACC
Coding sequences within it:
- the fusA gene encoding elongation factor G — translated: MAREFSLDKTRNIGIMAHIDAGKTTTTERVLYYTGRIHKIGETHEGASQMDWMEQEQERGITITSAATTASWKGHRVNIIDTPGHVDFTVEVERSLRVLDGAVAVLDAQSGVEPQTETVWRQATTYGVPRVVFVNKMDKIGADFLYSVGTIHDRLQANAHPIQLPIGAEDQFEGIIDLIEMKATFYGNDLGTDIVDKEIPEEYKEQADEYRAKLVEAVAELDEELMMKYLEGEELTNEEIKAAIRKGTVNVEFYPVICGSAFKNKGVQKMLDAVLDYLPAPVDVPAIKGILPDSEEEVIRESSDEGPFSALAFKVMTDPYVGKLTFFRVYSGTLESGSYIQNSTKGKRERVGRILQMHANSREEISKVYAGDIAAAVGLKDTTTGDTLCDDKNPVILESMNFPEPVIQLSVEPKSKADQDKMGTALQKLSEEDPTFRAHTDPETGQTIIAGMGELHLDIIVDRMRREFKVEANVGAPQVAYRETFRGSARVEGKFARQSGGRGQFGHVWIEFEPNEEGKGFEFENKIVGGVVPREYVPAVQAGLEDSMKNGVLAGYQLIDVKAALVDGSYHDVDSSEMAFKIAASMALKNAVSKCNPVILEPMMRVEVVIPDEYMGDIMGGITARRGRVEGMEARGNAQVVRAMVPLSEMFGYATSLRSNTQGRGVFTMHFDHYEEVPKSISEEIIKKNKGE
- the tuf gene encoding elongation factor Tu, with amino-acid sequence MGKEKFDRSKAHANIGTIGHVDHGKTTLTAAITSVLAKRSGKGTAMAYDQIDGAPEERERGITISTAHVEYETDNRHYAHVDCPGHADYVKNMITGAAQMDGGILVVSAADGPMPQTREHILLSRQVGVPHLVVFLNKCDMVDDEELLELVEMEVRDLLSDYDFPGDDVPVVKGSALKALEGETEWEDKIIELMAAVDEYIPTPPRDTDKPFMMPVEDVFSITGRGTVATGRVERGQVKVGEVIEIIGLTEEPKTTTVTGVEMFRKLLDYAEAGDNIGALLRGVSRDDIQRGQVLAKPGTIKPHTKFKAEVYVLSKEEGGRHTPFFTNYRPQFYFRTTDVTGICNLPEGVEMVMPGDNIEMTVELIASVAIEEGTKFSIREGGRTVGAGVVASIQE
- the rpsJ gene encoding 30S ribosomal protein S10, yielding MAKQKIRIRLKAYDHRILDQSAEKIVETAKRSGAAVSGPIPLPTEKSIYTILRAVHKYKDSREQFEMRTHKRLIDIVNPTPQTVDALMRLDLPSGVDIEIKL
- the rplC gene encoding 50S ribosomal protein L3, translated to MTKGILGRKIGMTQVFVENGELVPVTVIEATPNVVLQTKSVESDGYEAIQLGFEDKREKLSNKPAKGHVAKANTAPKRFLREIRGIEVAGYEVGQEVNVNIFAEGDMVDVTGISKGKGFQGSIKRHGQSRGPMSHGSRYHRRPGSMGPVAPNRVFKNKLLPGRMGGERVTVQNLQIVKVDTERNLLLVKGNVPGPRKALITVKSAVKSK
- the rplD gene encoding 50S ribosomal protein L4; this encodes MPKVALYSQTGSTLGEIELNDSVFGIEPNNHVLFEAVIMQRASLRQGTHKTKIRSEVRGGGRKPWKQKGTGRARQGSIRSPQWRGGGIVFGPTPRSYSFKLPKKVRRLAVRSALSSKVLENNLLVLDNLTLEAPKTKEMSAILKGLSVERKALIVTGDVNESVALSARNIPGVTVVTANGINVLDVLNHDKLIMTKAAVEKVEEVLA
- the rplW gene encoding 50S ribosomal protein L23; protein product: MRDPRDIIKRPVITERSTDLMSEKKYTFDVDVKANKTEVKDAIEQIFGVDVEKVNIMNYKGKFKRMGRHSGYTNRRRKAIVKLTADSKEIEFFEV
- the rplB gene encoding 50S ribosomal protein L2 → MAIKKYKPTSNGRRGMTVSDFAEITTATPEKSLLAPLHRKGGRNNQGKLTVRHQGGGHKRQYRIIDFKRDKDGIPGRVATIEYDPNRSANIALINYVDGEKRYILAPKNLVVGLEVMSGPEADIKVGNALPLANIPVGTVIHNIELKPGKGGQLVRSAGTSAQVLGKEGKYVLVRLNSGEVRMILATCRASIGQVGNEQHELINIGKAGRSRWLGKRPTVRGSVMNPNDHPHGGGEGKAPIGRKSPMSPWGKPTLGAKTRKKKNKSDKFIVRRRKK